In one window of Gossypium arboreum isolate Shixiya-1 chromosome 4, ASM2569848v2, whole genome shotgun sequence DNA:
- the LOC108459675 gene encoding alcohol acyltransferase 9-like, protein MGSSSVHVNEATIVTPSEPTPTGVLSLSAVDSQLFLRFTIEYLLVYKPHPASDPRATTARLKAALAKALVPYYPLAGRVRASSADASTGLEVVCRAQGALFIEAVSDLNVHEFDNAPRFVTQWRKLLSFHVADVLKGTPPLVVQLTWLKDGNAALGVGFNHCLCDGIGSAEFLNSFADFASTSQSKFPPNPIWDRHLLNRPPFKPSTDNNNSSSSHPEFNRVPDLCGFMSRFSNERLVPTSFIFDKTSLNELKKIVFSTSRVGESNYTSFEVLSAHIWRSWARALNLPSNQILKLLFSINVRERVKPSLPKGYYGNAFVLGCAQTSVKDLTEKGLGYAAMLVKRAKERVDGEYVKSVVESVSQEGASPDSVGVLILSQWSRLGLEKVELGGMGKPIHVGPICCDRYCLLLPVFNQTDAVKAMVAVPTTAAHRYEDLLRSFSS, encoded by the coding sequence ATGGGATCATCATCGGTTCATGTAAATGAAGCTACAATTGTAACTCCATCTGAGCCAACACCTACTGGAGTTCTCTCTCTCTCAGCTGTTGACTCTCAGCTTTTTCTACGTTTCACCATTGAATACCTTCTCGTCTATAAGCCTCACCCTGCTTCTGACCCACGCGCCACCACAGCTCGCCTCAAGGCTGCTCTAGCCAAAGCCCTGGTTCCCTATTACCCACTGGCGGGTCGAGTCAGGGCCAGCTCTGCTGATGCTTCCACCGGTCTCGAGGTTGTTTGCCGAGCCCAGGGTGCTTTGTTCATCGAAGCTGTCTCCGATCTTAACGTTCACGAATTCGACAACGCTCCACGCTTCGTCACGCAATGGAGGAAGCTCTTGTCCTTCCACGTCGCCGATGTCTTGAAAGGGACCCCACCACTTGTCGTCCAGCTGACCTGGCTAAAAGACGGCAATGCTGCCCTTGGTGTTGGCTTTAATCATTGTCTTTGCGACGGTATAGGCAGTGCTGAGTTTCTCAACTCCTTCGCTGACTTTGCCTCCACGAGTCAATCCAAGTTCCCTCCCAACCCCATTTGGGATCGCCACCTGCTAAACCGACCACCGTTTAAGCCATCAACAGATAACAATAACAGCTCATCGAGTCACCCCGAATTCAACCGAGTTCCAGACCTTTGCGGGTTCATGTCTCGCTTCTCCAACGAAAGACTCGTCCCCACCTCATTCATTTTCGATAAAACGAGTCTCAACGAGTTGAAAAAGATAGTTTTTTCCACAAGCAGAGTCGGGGAGTCAAATTATACGTCATTCGAAGTTCTCTCAGCGCATATATGGAGGAGTTGGGCTAGAGCTTTAAACTTGCCTTCAAATCAAATATTAAAGCTTCTATTCAGCATCAACGTCAGAGAGCGAGTGAAGCCGAGTCTGCCCAAAGGGTATTACGGAAACGCGTTCGTGTTAGGGTGCGCGCAAACCAGCGTGAAAGACTTGACAGAGAAGGGGTTAGGGTACGCGGCAATGCTGGTGAAGAGAGCGAAAGAGCGAGTGGATGGGGAGTACGTTAAATCGGTGGTGGAATCAGTGAGTCAGGAGGGGGCGAGCCCGGACTCAGTAGGGGTATTGATACTGTCGCAATGGTCAAGGCTGGGACTCGAGAAGGTTGAGCTGGGAGGGATGGGGAAGCCAATTCATGTGGGACCCATTTGCTGTGATCGGTATTGTCTGCTTTTGCCGGTTTTTAATCAGACGGATGCCGTGAAAGCGATGGTGGCGGTCCCCACAACTGCCGCCCATAGATATGAAGATCTGCTCAGGAGTTTCAGCTCTTGA